One Gloeothece verrucosa PCC 7822 DNA window includes the following coding sequences:
- a CDS encoding Mrp/NBP35 family ATP-binding protein produces the protein MLNTETILEVLRPVQDPELQKSLVDLNMIRNVKIEGETVSFTLVLTTPACPLREFIVEDCQKAVKQLPGVEKVQVEVTAETPQQKSLPDKQSVGGIKNILAISSGKGGVGKSTISVNVAVALAKAGAKVGLLDADIYGPNTPTMLGLTEAQIQVKQGANGDILEPAFNHGVKMVSMGFLINPDQPVIWRGPMLNGIIRQFLYQVNWGNLDYLVVDMPPGTGDAQLTLAQAVPMAGAVIVTTPQTVSLQDARRGLKMFQQLGVNVLGIVENMSYFIPPDLPERSYDLFGSGGGEKTARELQVPLLGCVPLEISLREGGDNGIPIVVGDPTSASAKALTAIAQQIAAKVSISALV, from the coding sequence ATGCTAAATACAGAAACGATCTTAGAAGTCCTACGTCCAGTTCAAGACCCTGAACTGCAAAAAAGTTTGGTGGACCTCAATATGATCCGTAATGTCAAGATAGAAGGAGAAACCGTCAGCTTTACCCTAGTATTAACCACGCCGGCCTGTCCGCTACGAGAATTTATCGTTGAAGACTGTCAAAAAGCCGTCAAACAATTACCCGGAGTCGAAAAAGTTCAAGTAGAAGTAACCGCCGAAACCCCTCAGCAAAAATCCTTACCCGATAAACAATCCGTTGGCGGCATTAAAAATATTCTCGCTATCTCCAGTGGTAAAGGAGGAGTAGGAAAAAGCACCATCTCGGTGAATGTAGCCGTAGCTTTAGCCAAAGCCGGCGCAAAAGTGGGTCTATTAGATGCCGATATCTACGGACCCAATACCCCAACCATGCTAGGGTTAACCGAGGCTCAAATACAAGTCAAGCAAGGCGCAAACGGCGATATCTTAGAACCAGCCTTTAATCACGGCGTAAAAATGGTTTCTATGGGGTTTTTAATCAATCCGGATCAACCCGTAATCTGGCGCGGCCCCATGCTCAATGGCATTATTCGTCAATTTTTGTATCAGGTTAACTGGGGAAATCTAGATTATCTCGTGGTGGATATGCCCCCCGGAACCGGTGATGCTCAATTAACCCTAGCCCAAGCAGTACCCATGGCCGGGGCCGTTATCGTCACCACACCTCAAACCGTGTCTTTACAAGATGCCCGTCGCGGCTTAAAAATGTTTCAACAACTCGGGGTTAATGTATTGGGAATCGTAGAAAATATGAGCTACTTTATCCCTCCAGACCTTCCGGAGCGTAGTTATGATTTATTTGGTTCCGGCGGGGGCGAAAAAACCGCCCGTGAATTACAGGTACCCCTACTCGGTTGTGTCCCTCTAGAAATCTCTCTGCGAGAAGGTGGAGATAACGGAATTCCTATTGTTGTGGGTGA
- the hemF gene encoding oxygen-dependent coproporphyrinogen oxidase: MTVVTTDVTPSKENLFPPADAKERVSQFMKSLQDEICQGLEELDGTGKFREDSWNREEGGGGRSRVLRDGGVLEQGGVNFSEVWGKQLPPSILKQRPEAEGHEFYATGTSLVLHPRNPYIPTVHLNYRYFEAGPVWWFGGGADLTPYYPYAEDAAHFHRTFKAACDQHHPEYYPVFKRWCDEYFYLKHRGETRGIGGLFFDYQDGLDPLYRGPHADQGAAIYSQQLPPQSPRTWEQLFAFVNDCGRAFLPAYVPIAQRRKNTEYGDRERQFQLYRRGRYVEFNLVYDRGTIFGLQTNGRTESILMSLPPLVRWEYCYTPEPNTPEAELYERFLVPQDWANWNK, from the coding sequence ATGACCGTTGTGACAACAGATGTAACCCCCTCAAAAGAAAATTTATTTCCTCCGGCAGATGCTAAAGAGCGAGTCAGCCAATTCATGAAAAGTTTACAGGATGAAATCTGTCAAGGTCTAGAAGAACTTGATGGGACCGGCAAGTTTCGAGAAGATAGTTGGAACAGAGAAGAAGGGGGTGGAGGTCGTTCCCGGGTCTTGCGTGACGGGGGAGTTTTGGAGCAAGGGGGTGTAAATTTTTCAGAGGTTTGGGGTAAACAATTACCTCCTTCTATTTTAAAGCAGCGCCCAGAAGCTGAGGGTCATGAATTTTATGCCACCGGCACCTCACTGGTTTTACATCCCCGCAATCCTTATATTCCCACTGTTCACCTCAATTATCGCTATTTTGAAGCGGGGCCGGTCTGGTGGTTTGGAGGTGGGGCTGATTTAACTCCCTATTACCCTTATGCTGAAGATGCCGCCCATTTTCACCGTACTTTTAAAGCGGCTTGTGATCAGCATCATCCAGAGTATTATCCGGTCTTTAAGCGCTGGTGTGATGAATATTTTTATCTCAAGCATCGAGGAGAAACCCGAGGAATCGGTGGTTTATTTTTTGATTATCAAGATGGGTTAGATCCCCTTTATCGTGGGCCTCATGCCGATCAAGGTGCGGCTATCTATAGTCAGCAACTTCCTCCCCAATCTCCTCGTACATGGGAGCAGTTATTTGCTTTTGTCAACGATTGTGGTCGGGCCTTTTTACCAGCTTATGTTCCCATCGCCCAAAGACGCAAAAACACGGAATATGGAGATAGAGAAAGACAGTTTCAATTGTATCGTCGGGGCCGCTATGTAGAATTTAATTTGGTCTATGACCGAGGAACGATTTTTGGCTTACAAACAAATGGTCGTACTGAGTCGATTTTGATGTCTCTACCGCCTTTGGTTCGTTGGGAATATTGTTATACTCCTGAACCCAATACCCCAGAAGCCGAATTGTATGAACGATTTTTAGTTCCTCAAGATTGGGCAAATTGGAATAAATAA